The following DNA comes from Desulfovibrio intestinalis.
TAGCTCTGGCCCGCTGTACCACAGGGCCAGGCACGCCTGCCAGTCTGGCTACCTCGACACCATAGCTCCGATCGGCAGGACCGGGCACAAGCTTGTGTAAAAAAAGGATGTCGCCACTGTACTCGCTGATGGCGATATTCATTGTAAAAACACCGTCCACGCGCCCCTCAAGGGCCGTTAGTTCGTGGTAGTGCGTGGCAAAGAGCGTGCGCAACTCAGCCTGTGCCCGTTTGGCCAAATCTTCGACCATGGCCCAAGCAAGGGCCACACCGTCGTAGGTGCTGGTGCCTCGCCCTATTTCATCCAAAATGATGAGGCTGCGCCGCGTTGCCTGACGCAGAATGCGCGCTGTTTCCATCATTTCAACCATAAAAGTACTTTGCCCCTGGGCCAAGTTGTCAGAAGCCCCTACGCGGGAAAACAACCTGTCGACCAAGCCAAGTTTCGCCGATGTGGCCGGGACCATTGACCCCATTTGCGCCAAAAGGCAGATAATGGCCACCTGACGCAACACTGTGGACTTGCCAGCCATGTTAGGCCCTGTGAGCAAGCACAGACGGCGTTTATCTTCCAGGCGAAAATCGTTGGGCACAAAATTGGCGCGACCAAGCATGGCTTCGACCACGGGGTGACGGCCTTCGCGAATGTTCAGGTTGGCATCTGCAGTCAATTCAGGGCGGCACCAGCTATTAATACGGCCGACCTGGGCTAGGCTTTGCCAATAATCGAGATTGGCAATCAACTGGGCCATGTGGGTGATACGTTCTCGCTGCTGCGCCATATGCTGACGAAGGTCTTGAAAAAGCGAGTATTCAAGCGATTTGCGTTTGTCAGAGGCAGAAAGCAGCTCTTCTTCAAGACTTTTAAGAGCCTCAGTGGTGAATCGTTCGGCATTGGCCAGACTCTGCCGCCGAATAAAGTGGTAAGGCACGGTGCCGCTGTGCGCAGCCCGCGTTACTTCAAAATAATAACCGAAAACACGGTTGTACCCCAGCTTGAGTTTGGCAATGCCTGTTGTCGTTTGTTCTTCCGCAAGCATGGCCTGCAACTTTTGCTCGCCGTGTTCAGCCAGGTCCAACAATCTGTCCAACTCGGCATTGTAGCCACTCTTGAAAAGGCCGCCATCTGTGATAACCGGGGGCGGACTGTCCACGAGGGCGCTTTGCAGAAGAGCCGTGCAGTCCTCCATTGCGTCCCAGGTCTTAAGAATATCTGCTACGGCGCGGGGCGCCTCCACAGCGGCGCCGCCGATTTGCGTAGCATCGCCATCTTGGTCGGGACGTTGAAGAATGGACGCAACCGAACTGTCGCTCAGAGCGGCCTGAACCTGCGGCAGGGCGGCCAGACTGTTACGCAAGGCGATAAAGTCCCTGGGGCTACCCTGATTGAGGCTTATACGAGTAGACAGCCGCTCCATATCGTACACACTTTTGAGAGCTTCCCGCAGGGCAGCGCGACGGCCATCATCGTCATAAAACCAGGCTACAGCATCTTGAATGCGCGTAATGGGCGAAGCTTCACGCCAGGGGTGGCGCAGCATGTCTTCAAGCAGACGGCCGCCCATTGGCGTCATCGTGTCATCCAGAACATGCCGCAAGGTTCCTTTTCCTTTACGGCCATTAAGGCGGGTAAAAATTTCAAGGTTGCGCTCGGTCACTTCGTCGACCATAAGGCGACGGCTCAAATCAAGACGCTGAAAAGGTTTGAGGTGTTCAGGGTCACGCATTTGCGTTTGCGTAAGGTAGGCAAGTAAAGCGCCGCAGGCACGCATTATTTCATTGTGCCCAGCAAGGCCCAGTGCACCAGCTTCCCGTACTCCCTGAGCCGTCAGCACTCGCTCTGTAGCGCGCTTCAAATCAAAAAGGCTCACAGGCTGACGTACAAGACGCACGCCTTCAAGCAAGGTGCGGGGCGGTGGTTGCAGGCCTTCGGGAACTAACAGCTCGCGAGGCGCCATTTTTTGCACCCACTGCCACAGCTCCGCCTGACGCTTGAAGTCCACACCAGACCATTGCCCCGTGGACACGTCCACCCAGGCAAAGCCGCCACCTTCGGAGTCGGCTCCAGGGCAAAGTGCGCCAAGATAATTATGGCTCTTGGTATTCAAGTTGGCGTCATCTAACACAGTGCCTGGCGTCTTCACG
Coding sequences within:
- the mutS gene encoding DNA mismatch repair protein MutS — encoded protein: MSEPTFKMTPMFEHYMSIKADYPDALLFYRMGDFYELFFSDAEVAARELQITLTSRSRDVQNPIPMCGVPWHAVDAYVAQLVDKGYHIAICDQIEDPKTAKGLVKRAVTCVKTPGTVLDDANLNTKSHNYLGALCPGADSEGGGFAWVDVSTGQWSGVDFKRQAELWQWVQKMAPRELLVPEGLQPPPRTLLEGVRLVRQPVSLFDLKRATERVLTAQGVREAGALGLAGHNEIMRACGALLAYLTQTQMRDPEHLKPFQRLDLSRRLMVDEVTERNLEIFTRLNGRKGKGTLRHVLDDTMTPMGGRLLEDMLRHPWREASPITRIQDAVAWFYDDDGRRAALREALKSVYDMERLSTRISLNQGSPRDFIALRNSLAALPQVQAALSDSSVASILQRPDQDGDATQIGGAAVEAPRAVADILKTWDAMEDCTALLQSALVDSPPPVITDGGLFKSGYNAELDRLLDLAEHGEQKLQAMLAEEQTTTGIAKLKLGYNRVFGYYFEVTRAAHSGTVPYHFIRRQSLANAERFTTEALKSLEEELLSASDKRKSLEYSLFQDLRQHMAQQRERITHMAQLIANLDYWQSLAQVGRINSWCRPELTADANLNIREGRHPVVEAMLGRANFVPNDFRLEDKRRLCLLTGPNMAGKSTVLRQVAIICLLAQMGSMVPATSAKLGLVDRLFSRVGASDNLAQGQSTFMVEMMETARILRQATRRSLIILDEIGRGTSTYDGVALAWAMVEDLAKRAQAELRTLFATHYHELTALEGRVDGVFTMNIAISEYSGDILFLHKLVPGPADRSYGVEVARLAGVPGPVVQRARAILANLERGRDVARKAVVSAVCLPGLDLPETKVKETDDLPYLQAAPPRADHPVVELLRDMQPEELSPLDALKTLMEWKKLWGGSSAGLSAQPSGSQNDAGEEENRG